The segment TCCAAAGGTAATTCCAACTAATAACAATACAAAGCGTGAGAACAGTTGACTAATGAATAAGGAATTTGCCTTATCTGAAAAAATATCGTGATGTAAAATAATCTTTCCGCTTTCAACCTTCTTCACAAGCTGATCGATACGTCTTGGAATTTTGCGTATATTTGGTAACAGGATGGCTAATTCTTCTTCGATAAACGCCATTGTAGCACGGGGTTCCTTAAATGGTTTTGTAAAGCTTGTTTTTAAATAATCATTTGAAAATTCCTTTGCCTCTGTAAATATTTCAAAATCGGGATCAATGATTGATAATGTACCATCTAACGTTACAACCGCACGTAAAGCAACATTTACCGCTGGATAAAAATGCAGTCCAAATTCTCGGACAACCGAAAAAATAGAATAAATTAATACATCTGTAGATATTTGTGATACGTAATTTATTTTCAGTAAAATTTGACTAATTGCCTGTTCCATCTCAATACGATTAATATCTTCTGTATTTTCAACGAGCAATCTTACGCCGTCTACAACAAGTGGTGCATCATTTTGATAAATGCCGACTAAGAAGTATTTCAACCCTTCTTGCTGTGGTTCTGCAAGGCGACCAACTGCTCCAAAATCAAGCATCGTTAGCTTGCCTGTATCCTGTTCAATATATATATTCCCTGGATGTGGATCTGCATGGAAAATGCCTGAAACGAGTGCTTGCTCTAAAAAAGAAAATAATAATGTTTGCGCAAATTGGCGGGAATCCACATGCTTCGCTTCATAAATATCCTGAGCCATGGCTATAGACTTGCCTTTTATATATTCCATAACTAAAATGTTCGTATTGCTATAACGATGATATACTTTCGGTATTTTCACATCATTTTTTTCATTTTGAACAATCGTCGTCATTTGTTCCATATTCCGCGCTTCAATCGTAAAATCGATTTCTTCACTTAAAGCTACGCTAAAACCTTTTGCCAACTCCAGAAACCCTAAGCTCTCCGCCCACTGTGATTTACTTGAAATCCAACTAGCAAATTCCATTAAAATACCTAAATCTTCATTCATAATATTTTTCACATCTGGGCGCAATAATTTTACTGCAACGGGTTCATTTGTAGCGCGCAAAATCGCTTTATGCACCTGACCTATGGATGCGGATGCTAACGGTTCTTCACTAAAATAGGAAAAGATTTGATTCACATCGTCCTTTAGATTCTTCTTCAAAATTTCGTCTACTTGCTCTTTTGAAAGTGGACGCACATGTTGCTGCAATTTTTCGAGTTCCTCAATGAATACCGGAGACAGTAGCTCTTTTCGCGTTGAAAGTACTTGACCAAACTTGACGAAAATCCCCCCACATTGCTCCAGTGTATCGCGCAAAGCAATTGCTAATTCTCGTTCATCTTCACGCGAACGAGCATATTTCACTGTACGCGTCACACCGTTTTTCATCGCAATACTGACAACTTCACTTAATCGTTTTTGACGACGCCAATAAATAAATAGTGTTTTCACACTAGAGCGGCGTCCTACTGGTGCACCATTATCATTAATTTCAATCGGGTCAAACAGTTCAAAAAACAAGTAAAGTAGCATTGAGATAAGCAGCATACCGCCAAACCAAAGAAGCGTTACAACATTCATTAAGTTAGAAATAATGCCTTCTTCAAAAAAACTTGTCCCGCGTAAATAGGTATACCAAAAGATAAAGCTCGTAAAAACCACACTAATTGCAACAGAAAAAATGCGCTTCCCTAAATTCACTTGAGAGCCAATTAAACGCCCACTAATAAAAAATACGAGTATTGAAGCAATCACTAATTGTAAAATAATTATTAGAGCATGCATCCATTCGCCCCCCCTATTTCATTACTACATGTACCTCAATTTTCACATTTCCCCTTAACGCTTTGCTAATCATACAAACTTCCTCTGCTTTATAAGCATAGCGTTCTGCCATGCGTCGCTTCTTTTCGTCCTGCTCTGCCATATGCAACTCGATATAATGGTGAATTTCACGGTAAGTAAAAACCCCATTCGTCACTTCAACAATTCCTTCAGACTTCAGGGTAGGTTTTACATCAATTTGACCCCTTTCCATCATCGCGGCTAGTGTGATTATGTAACAAGTTGCAGCGGCACCTAGTAGCATTTCATCTGGATTCGTGCCGATACCCGGACCATCCA is part of the Solibacillus sp. FSL K6-1523 genome and harbors:
- a CDS encoding ABC1 kinase family protein; translated protein: MHALIIILQLVIASILVFFISGRLIGSQVNLGKRIFSVAISVVFTSFIFWYTYLRGTSFFEEGIISNLMNVVTLLWFGGMLLISMLLYLFFELFDPIEINDNGAPVGRRSSVKTLFIYWRRQKRLSEVVSIAMKNGVTRTVKYARSREDERELAIALRDTLEQCGGIFVKFGQVLSTRKELLSPVFIEELEKLQQHVRPLSKEQVDEILKKNLKDDVNQIFSYFSEEPLASASIGQVHKAILRATNEPVAVKLLRPDVKNIMNEDLGILMEFASWISSKSQWAESLGFLELAKGFSVALSEEIDFTIEARNMEQMTTIVQNEKNDVKIPKVYHRYSNTNILVMEYIKGKSIAMAQDIYEAKHVDSRQFAQTLLFSFLEQALVSGIFHADPHPGNIYIEQDTGKLTMLDFGAVGRLAEPQQEGLKYFLVGIYQNDAPLVVDGVRLLVENTEDINRIEMEQAISQILLKINYVSQISTDVLIYSIFSVVREFGLHFYPAVNVALRAVVTLDGTLSIIDPDFEIFTEAKEFSNDYLKTSFTKPFKEPRATMAFIEEELAILLPNIRKIPRRIDQLVKKVESGKIILHHDIFSDKANSLFISQLFSRFVLLLVGITFGIISVALLAISQFMQSSFAVYLNTVAYLGLFLCAILLVRLSIQAIRDMKRMK
- a CDS encoding SACOL1771 family peroxiredoxin; amino-acid sequence: MTLHTFSLTIDWPGGRNEVGNLTAHRLETKISIPPEMDGPGIGTNPDEMLLGAAATCYIITLAAMMERGQIDVKPTLKSEGIVEVTNGVFTYREIHHYIELHMAEQDEKKRRMAERYAYKAEEVCMISKALRGNVKIEVHVVMK